A portion of the Bradyrhizobium sp. CCGUVB1N3 genome contains these proteins:
- a CDS encoding ImmA/IrrE family metallo-endopeptidase, whose protein sequence is MRPPIPIERLCAQLDIVAIEEHDSDNFEGVLVTDVNKHSGSIGHKRGRPRQRSRFTIAHELGHFLIATHKPLSPDGFRCTRADMYIRDAAEADRRGRMEVEANQFASLMLMPPPFLRQAFKTQGEPNLRHVPAMAVDFDVSKEAMARAYAENHPEPLAIVITQNGRILRSYRNRIRFPFIQPRSGDAVPRGSLFHRGNHQRGAASATEECVPDLWIEVKRGERAPTVYEQVLLQQEGFAMIMLHLEQAEEGDEEEERDLERSWQPRFRR, encoded by the coding sequence ATGCGCCCGCCGATCCCGATTGAACGATTGTGCGCGCAACTCGACATCGTGGCGATCGAGGAGCACGACAGCGACAACTTTGAGGGCGTCCTCGTCACCGATGTCAACAAGCACTCAGGCTCAATTGGTCATAAGCGCGGACGTCCGCGTCAGCGAAGCCGGTTCACGATTGCACATGAGCTCGGGCACTTCTTAATAGCGACGCACAAGCCGCTGTCGCCCGACGGTTTCCGGTGCACGCGCGCCGACATGTACATACGCGACGCCGCCGAGGCGGACCGGCGCGGACGCATGGAGGTCGAGGCGAACCAGTTCGCGTCCCTCATGCTGATGCCGCCCCCCTTCCTCCGCCAGGCGTTCAAGACCCAGGGCGAGCCAAACCTCCGGCACGTTCCGGCAATGGCGGTCGATTTCGACGTGAGCAAGGAGGCGATGGCCCGCGCCTATGCCGAGAACCATCCTGAGCCGCTCGCCATCGTGATCACTCAAAATGGACGCATCCTGCGCTCATATCGGAATCGCATCCGGTTTCCGTTTATCCAGCCGCGTAGTGGCGATGCGGTCCCGCGAGGATCACTATTCCATCGCGGCAACCATCAGCGCGGTGCGGCTTCGGCCACTGAGGAGTGCGTGCCCGACCTGTGGATCGAGGTCAAACGCGGGGAGCGGGCGCCGACAGTGTACGAGCAGGTCCTTCTCCAACAGGAGGGGTTCGCGATGATCATGCTTCATCTTGAACAGGCCGAAGAAGGGGACGAGGAAGAGGAGCGCGATCTAGAACGCAGTTGGCAACCGAGATTTCGCCGCTAG